One genomic segment of Streptomyces niveus includes these proteins:
- a CDS encoding FmdB family zinc ribbon protein produces the protein MPTYQYQCTECGEGLEAVQKFTDDSLTVCPACEGRLKKVFSAVGIVFKGSGFYRNDSRGSSSSSTPAKAGASNGSGDSGGSSDKSSGSSSSDSKSASTSSTGSSSSGSGSSSSGSSGSGSSGSKSSASSGSSSSSGSSAA, from the coding sequence GTGCCGACCTATCAGTACCAGTGCACCGAATGTGGCGAGGGCCTCGAGGCGGTGCAGAAATTCACCGACGATTCCCTCACCGTGTGCCCCGCGTGCGAAGGACGCCTGAAGAAGGTGTTCTCCGCGGTCGGCATCGTCTTCAAGGGCTCCGGTTTCTACCGGAACGACAGCCGCGGCTCGTCGTCGAGCAGCACGCCCGCCAAGGCGGGCGCGTCGAACGGCTCGGGTGACTCGGGCGGTTCGAGCGACAAGTCCTCGGGCTCGTCGTCGTCGGACTCCAAGTCCGCGTCCACGTCGTCGACCGGATCTTCGTCGTCGGGTTCGGGTTCGTCCAGCTCCGGTTCGTCCGGCTCTGGTTCCTCCGGCTCGAAGTCGAGTGCTTCGAGCGGCAGCTCCAGCTCCAGCGGCTCCTCCGCCGCCTAG
- a CDS encoding MscL family protein, translating into MSKEKESVLEGFKAFLTRGNVIDLAVAVVIGAAFTNVVNSLVKGVINPVVGAFGTKDLDRYTSCLQAPCKTNAAGEVVSGIPIMWGTVLSSTLSFLITAAVVYFLMVLPMAKYLARRARQQAVKEQVEEVLEVSELEVLKEIRDALLAQQRGPGRSAP; encoded by the coding sequence GTGAGCAAGGAGAAGGAGAGCGTGCTGGAAGGCTTCAAGGCCTTCCTGACGCGTGGCAACGTGATCGACCTCGCGGTCGCGGTGGTCATCGGCGCCGCGTTCACCAACGTGGTGAACTCCCTGGTGAAGGGCGTCATCAATCCGGTCGTCGGCGCGTTCGGCACCAAGGACCTGGACCGCTACACGTCGTGTCTGCAGGCCCCCTGCAAGACGAACGCGGCGGGCGAGGTGGTGTCGGGTATCCCGATCATGTGGGGGACGGTGCTGAGCTCGACACTCAGCTTCCTGATCACCGCCGCCGTCGTGTACTTCCTGATGGTCCTGCCGATGGCGAAGTACCTGGCCAGGCGAGCCAGGCAGCAGGCCGTCAAGGAGCAGGTGGAGGAAGTGCTGGAGGTGAGCGAGCTGGAGGTCCTGAAGGAGATCAGGGACGCCCTGCTGGCTCAGCAACGGGGGCCGGGGCGGAGCGCTCCATAG
- a CDS encoding P1 family peptidase — MAINDALTDVAGIRVGHARAAGDRALTGTTVVLAPEGGAVAAVDVRGGGPGTRETDALDPRNLVQRVEAVVLTGGSAYGLDSAAGVMAWLEEHGRGVRVGPDPSQVVPVVPAACVFDLGRGGDWRARPDASTGRAAVEAAARTESGAPVAEGAVGAGTGAVVGQLKGGVGTASVALPSGVTVAALVVANAAGSAVDPLTGVLYGRYFQGRPGHPPAGVHEAALARLAGIRERDGRPPLNTTLAVVATDADLSKAQAQKLAGTAHDGIARAVRPVHLLNDGDTVFTLATGERPLEAGDPLALNELLAAGADAVTRAIVRAMVAAAGVEGPGGTFPAYRDLYGTD, encoded by the coding sequence ATGGCAATCAATGACGCACTGACGGATGTGGCGGGGATTCGGGTCGGCCACGCGCGGGCGGCCGGGGACCGGGCGCTCACCGGTACGACGGTCGTCCTCGCGCCCGAGGGCGGGGCGGTCGCCGCCGTGGACGTACGGGGCGGTGGGCCCGGCACCCGGGAGACCGACGCGCTGGATCCGCGCAATCTGGTCCAGCGGGTGGAGGCCGTCGTACTGACCGGCGGCAGCGCGTACGGGCTCGACTCCGCCGCCGGGGTGATGGCGTGGCTGGAGGAGCACGGGCGGGGTGTTCGGGTCGGGCCGGATCCGTCCCAGGTGGTGCCGGTCGTCCCGGCCGCCTGCGTCTTCGACCTGGGGCGCGGCGGCGACTGGCGGGCCCGTCCGGACGCCTCGACGGGCCGGGCGGCGGTGGAGGCGGCGGCCCGTACGGAATCGGGGGCACCGGTCGCCGAGGGGGCGGTCGGCGCCGGGACCGGGGCCGTGGTGGGGCAGCTGAAGGGCGGGGTCGGTACGGCGAGCGTGGCGCTGCCGTCCGGGGTCACCGTCGCGGCGCTGGTCGTCGCGAACGCGGCGGGCTCGGCGGTCGATCCGCTGACGGGCGTGCTGTACGGGCGGTACTTCCAGGGCCGTCCCGGCCATCCGCCGGCCGGTGTGCACGAGGCGGCCCTGGCGCGTCTCGCCGGGATCCGCGAGCGTGACGGGCGGCCTCCGCTGAACACCACACTGGCCGTCGTGGCGACCGACGCCGACCTCTCCAAGGCCCAGGCGCAGAAGCTCGCGGGGACGGCGCACGACGGCATCGCGCGCGCCGTCCGTCCTGTACATCTGCTCAACGACGGCGACACGGTCTTCACGCTCGCCACGGGGGAACGCCCGCTCGAAGCCGGGGATCCGCTGGCGCTCAACGAGCTGCTGGCGGCCGGGGCCGATGCCGTGACCAGGGCAATCGTGCGGGCGATGGTGGCAGCGGCAGGGGTTGAGGGACCCGGCGGCACGTTCCCCGCGTACCGCGATCTGTACGGCACGGACTGA
- a CDS encoding PTS fructose transporter subunit IIABC, producing MSDMITADLVDLDLAAETKEAAARSLAERMVALGRVTDLVGFLADVAAREAQMPTGLDGGIGIPHCRSEHVTEPTLAFGRPAEGIDFGAPDGAADLIFLIAAPAGADDAHLTILSALARRLMDPDFTAALRAATDPAATASLISGETPPGAPAPAQTAAEPEPAPEPDVFRIVAVTSCPTGIAHTYMAAEALEQAGQTEGVEVVVEPQGSAGFNRIDPAVIAAADGVIFAHDVPVREKERFAGKPTVDVGVKAGINRPAELIAEVRDKAARGETTAAATGSPVDEAGDPGEGYGTKLRKWLMSGVSYMVPFVAAGGLLIALGFAIGGYTIDKAPSVAEHFVWTDSTSWAALLFQVGGLAFSFLVPVLAGYIAYGMADRPGLVPGFVGGSIALTINAGFLGGLAAGLIAGGTVMAIQRIKVPAALRGIMPVVVIPLISSAVVGFLMFLVVGKPIAELQKALTDWLSGLSGANAIILGVVLGLMMCFDLGGPLNKVAYAFAVGGLANPNEGSLKVMAAVMAAGMVPPLAMALATVVRGALFTRTERENGKAAWVLGGSFITEGAIPFAAADPLRVIPSAMAGGAVTGALSMLFECTLRAPHGGIFVLPLIGNPVLYLIAILAGTAVSAALVILLKGMGGRGGKDAGRDGVPGAESGTAPKVPVSV from the coding sequence ATGAGCGACATGATCACCGCGGACCTGGTCGACCTCGACCTGGCCGCAGAGACGAAGGAAGCCGCGGCCCGCTCGCTGGCCGAACGCATGGTGGCTCTGGGCCGGGTCACCGACCTGGTGGGCTTCCTGGCCGATGTGGCCGCCCGCGAGGCGCAGATGCCGACCGGGCTCGACGGCGGCATCGGCATACCGCACTGCCGCAGCGAGCACGTCACGGAGCCGACGCTGGCGTTCGGCCGCCCGGCCGAGGGCATCGACTTCGGGGCGCCGGACGGCGCCGCTGACCTGATCTTCCTGATCGCGGCCCCGGCGGGCGCCGACGACGCGCATCTGACGATCCTGTCCGCCCTCGCCCGTCGTCTGATGGACCCGGACTTCACGGCGGCGCTGCGCGCGGCGACGGACCCGGCGGCGACCGCGAGCCTGATCAGCGGCGAGACACCGCCCGGCGCACCCGCCCCGGCGCAGACGGCTGCCGAACCGGAACCGGCCCCCGAGCCCGACGTCTTCCGCATCGTCGCCGTCACCTCCTGCCCCACCGGCATCGCGCACACCTATATGGCAGCCGAGGCCCTGGAACAGGCCGGCCAGACCGAAGGCGTCGAGGTCGTCGTCGAACCGCAGGGCTCCGCCGGGTTCAACCGGATCGACCCCGCCGTCATCGCCGCCGCCGACGGCGTGATCTTCGCGCACGACGTGCCGGTACGGGAGAAGGAACGCTTCGCCGGCAAACCGACCGTCGACGTCGGCGTCAAGGCGGGCATCAACCGCCCCGCCGAACTGATCGCCGAGGTCCGCGACAAGGCCGCCCGCGGCGAGACCACGGCCGCCGCCACCGGCTCACCCGTCGACGAGGCGGGCGACCCCGGCGAGGGCTACGGCACCAAGCTCCGCAAGTGGCTGATGTCCGGCGTCAGTTACATGGTCCCGTTCGTCGCGGCCGGTGGACTCCTCATCGCCCTCGGCTTCGCCATCGGCGGCTACACCATCGACAAGGCGCCCTCCGTCGCCGAACACTTCGTCTGGACGGACTCCACCAGCTGGGCCGCGCTGCTCTTCCAGGTCGGCGGCCTGGCGTTCAGCTTCCTGGTGCCGGTCCTCGCGGGCTATATCGCGTACGGGATGGCCGACCGTCCCGGTCTGGTCCCCGGCTTCGTCGGCGGCTCCATCGCGCTCACCATCAACGCGGGATTCCTCGGCGGTCTCGCCGCCGGTCTGATCGCCGGCGGCACGGTCATGGCCATCCAGCGGATCAAGGTGCCCGCCGCGCTGCGCGGCATCATGCCGGTCGTCGTCATTCCGCTGATCTCCTCCGCCGTCGTCGGTTTCCTGATGTTCCTGGTGGTCGGCAAGCCGATCGCCGAGCTCCAGAAGGCCCTGACGGACTGGCTGTCGGGGCTCTCCGGCGCCAACGCGATCATCCTCGGCGTCGTCCTCGGCCTGATGATGTGCTTCGACCTGGGCGGGCCGCTCAACAAGGTCGCCTACGCCTTCGCGGTCGGCGGCCTCGCCAACCCCAACGAGGGCAGCCTGAAGGTGATGGCGGCCGTGATGGCCGCGGGCATGGTCCCGCCGCTCGCGATGGCGCTGGCCACCGTGGTGCGCGGCGCACTCTTCACCCGCACCGAGCGCGAGAACGGCAAGGCCGCCTGGGTGCTCGGCGGCTCGTTCATCACCGAGGGCGCGATTCCGTTCGCCGCGGCCGACCCGCTGCGGGTCATCCCGTCGGCCATGGCGGGCGGCGCGGTCACGGGCGCGCTGTCGATGCTCTTCGAGTGCACCCTGCGGGCACCGCACGGCGGGATCTTCGTGCTGCCGCTGATCGGCAATCCGGTGCTCTATCTGATCGCGATCCTGGCCGGTACGGCGGTCAGTGCCGCTCTGGTCATCCTGTTGAAGGGCATGGGCGGGCGCGGCGGGAAGGACGCCGGCCGGGACGGCGTCCCGGGCGCGGAGTCCGGGACCGCGCCCAAGGTGCCGGTGTCCGTCTGA
- a CDS encoding S-methyl-5'-thioadenosine phosphorylase, translating into MVTKANAEGSETAEIGVIGGSGLYSFLDDVTEVTVDTPYGPPSDSLFIGDVEGRRVAFLPRHGRAHDIAPHRINYRANLWALRSVGVRQVLGPCAVGGLREEFGPGTLLVPDQLVDRTKARVQTYYDGVPLPGGGASKVVHISLADPYCPEGREAALASARGREWEPVDGGTLVVVEGPRFSTRAESRWHASMGWSVVGMTGHPEAVLARELGLCYTSLTLVTDLDAGAETGEGVSHEEVLKVFASNVDRLRTVLFDTVGALQAGETRDCLCSHALDGIDTGLELP; encoded by the coding sequence ATGGTGACCAAGGCGAACGCAGAGGGCTCGGAGACCGCGGAGATCGGCGTCATCGGCGGCTCGGGTCTGTACTCATTCCTCGACGACGTGACCGAGGTCACCGTCGACACCCCCTACGGGCCGCCCAGCGACTCGCTGTTCATCGGCGATGTCGAGGGCAGGCGCGTCGCGTTCCTGCCCCGCCACGGGCGCGCGCACGACATCGCGCCGCACCGCATCAACTACCGAGCCAATCTGTGGGCGCTGCGGTCCGTCGGCGTACGGCAGGTGCTCGGCCCCTGCGCCGTGGGCGGGCTGCGTGAGGAGTTCGGCCCGGGGACGCTGCTCGTGCCGGACCAGCTGGTGGACCGTACGAAGGCGCGCGTCCAGACGTACTACGACGGGGTGCCGCTGCCCGGTGGCGGCGCTTCCAAGGTCGTCCACATCTCGCTGGCCGATCCCTACTGCCCCGAGGGGCGCGAGGCGGCGCTCGCCTCGGCGCGCGGGCGCGAGTGGGAGCCGGTGGACGGCGGGACGCTGGTGGTCGTCGAGGGGCCGCGCTTCTCGACCCGCGCCGAATCACGGTGGCACGCGTCGATGGGCTGGTCGGTGGTCGGTATGACGGGTCACCCCGAGGCCGTGCTCGCGCGTGAACTGGGGCTCTGCTACACGTCGTTGACCCTCGTGACCGATCTGGACGCCGGGGCGGAGACGGGCGAGGGTGTCTCGCACGAGGAAGTGCTGAAGGTCTTCGCCTCCAACGTCGACCGGCTGCGCACGGTGCTGTTCGACACCGTGGGCGCATTGCAGGCGGGCGAGACGCGGGACTGTCTGTGCTCGCACGCGCTGGACGGTATCGATACGGGACTTGAGCTGCCGTAA
- a CDS encoding DUF6227 family protein, with protein sequence MNDPYETSETHLERLLGRALNSFDLPDAVIERLDSALAHASSMRSSHHSAGLHRETYRHTYLLADSTALTLWELVHNTGRDGAEQHELYTDEHEVRLAASRLRRPGGAGATDKAAVPPFDHLDPTADSDSLFESRFEPGLGGSLDPSFESDLAADLELLSGLLTAPQTPLPRVYHPDNSADHARRVLRRAENIDRPGEEIARPLRAAFAHQITQVFGRHGHVEGKDAGFTLYEHAFLLLDGTETSLWEVEHTATPDGRHMCEVYAAQSAAREAMELRARVR encoded by the coding sequence TTGAACGATCCGTATGAGACAAGCGAGACGCATCTTGAGCGTCTCCTGGGTCGGGCACTCAACTCCTTCGATCTGCCCGACGCCGTGATCGAGCGGCTCGACTCCGCTCTGGCGCACGCCAGTTCAATGCGTTCCTCGCACCACAGTGCGGGACTGCATCGCGAGACCTACCGGCATACCTACCTGCTTGCCGACAGCACCGCCCTCACCCTCTGGGAGCTGGTCCACAACACCGGGCGCGACGGCGCCGAACAGCACGAGCTCTACACCGACGAGCACGAGGTGCGCCTCGCCGCCTCCCGGCTGCGCCGCCCCGGCGGCGCGGGCGCTACGGACAAGGCCGCCGTTCCCCCCTTCGACCACCTCGACCCCACCGCCGATTCCGATTCGCTCTTCGAGTCCCGTTTCGAGCCCGGTCTCGGCGGGAGTCTCGACCCGAGCTTCGAGTCCGACCTCGCGGCCGATCTCGAACTGCTCAGCGGCCTGCTGACAGCGCCACAGACTCCACTGCCCCGGGTGTATCACCCGGACAACTCCGCCGACCACGCACGCCGGGTGCTGCGCCGCGCGGAGAACATCGACCGGCCGGGCGAGGAGATCGCGCGGCCACTGCGAGCGGCCTTCGCCCACCAGATCACCCAGGTCTTCGGCCGGCACGGCCATGTCGAGGGCAAGGACGCCGGGTTCACGCTGTACGAGCACGCGTTCCTGCTGCTCGACGGCACGGAGACGAGTCTGTGGGAGGTCGAGCACACGGCGACGCCGGACGGCCGTCATATGTGTGAGGTGTACGCCGCGCAGAGCGCCGCGCGCGAAGCCATGGAGCTTCGCGCGCGGGTCAGATGA
- a CDS encoding potassium/proton antiporter: MTVHQLNELLLICSLVLLIAVAAVRISSRSGLPSLLLYLGIGVVIGQDGIFNVKFDNAELTQVIGYAALVVILAEGGLGAKWKEAKPALPAAVALSTVGVAVSVGVTAAAAHYLVGLDWRQALIIGAVVSSTDAAAVFSVLRKIPLPSRVTGALEAESGFNDAPVVIMVVALSTVGPVEHWYVLVGEIALELAIGAAIGLAVGWLGAFGLRRVALPASGLYPIAVMAIAVVAYAAGAMAHGSGFLAVYLASMLLGNSKLPHAPATRGFAEGLGWLAQIGMFVLLGLLVTPHELGDDFWPAVIVGLVLTAVARPLSVLVSLAPFRIPWQEKALMSWAGLRGAVPIVMATIPMVSGIEGSHRIFNIVFVLVVVYTLVQGPTLPWVAGKLHLGDPSEAADLGVESAPLERLRGHLLSVAIPDRSKMHGVEVGELRLPPGSAVTLVVRENKSFVPGPTTVLRRGDELLVVATDPVRDAAERRLRAVGQGGKLADWLGTNGTGGGGTGGPGRKPGAHGKPGSGVGGLGRGQG; this comes from the coding sequence CTGACTGTCCACCAGCTCAATGAACTCCTGCTCATCTGCTCACTCGTGCTGCTGATCGCCGTCGCCGCGGTACGGATCTCGTCCCGGAGCGGGCTGCCCAGCCTGCTGCTCTACCTGGGGATCGGCGTCGTCATAGGGCAGGACGGCATCTTCAACGTCAAGTTCGACAACGCCGAGCTGACGCAGGTGATCGGGTACGCCGCCCTGGTCGTGATCCTCGCCGAGGGTGGCCTCGGCGCGAAGTGGAAAGAGGCGAAACCCGCGCTGCCGGCCGCCGTCGCGCTGTCGACCGTCGGCGTCGCGGTGAGCGTGGGCGTGACCGCCGCCGCCGCGCACTACCTCGTCGGCCTGGACTGGCGGCAGGCGTTGATCATCGGCGCCGTCGTCTCGTCCACGGACGCCGCCGCCGTCTTCTCCGTACTGAGGAAGATTCCGCTGCCGTCGAGGGTGACGGGCGCCCTGGAGGCGGAGTCGGGCTTCAACGACGCCCCCGTCGTGATCATGGTGGTGGCGCTGTCGACGGTCGGACCGGTGGAGCACTGGTACGTACTCGTGGGCGAGATCGCCCTGGAGCTGGCCATCGGCGCCGCCATCGGCCTCGCGGTGGGCTGGCTCGGCGCCTTCGGGCTACGGCGCGTGGCACTGCCGGCCTCGGGCCTGTACCCGATCGCCGTGATGGCCATCGCGGTCGTCGCGTACGCGGCCGGGGCCATGGCCCACGGCAGCGGATTCCTCGCCGTGTACCTGGCCTCCATGCTGCTGGGCAACTCCAAGCTCCCGCACGCGCCCGCGACCCGCGGCTTCGCGGAGGGGCTGGGCTGGCTCGCGCAGATCGGCATGTTCGTCCTGCTCGGGCTGCTGGTGACGCCGCACGAACTGGGCGACGACTTCTGGCCCGCGGTGATAGTCGGTCTGGTGCTGACCGCGGTGGCGCGGCCCCTGTCTGTACTGGTCAGCCTCGCGCCGTTCCGCATCCCCTGGCAGGAGAAGGCGCTGATGTCGTGGGCGGGGCTGCGTGGCGCCGTACCCATCGTCATGGCGACCATCCCGATGGTGTCGGGGATCGAGGGCAGCCACCGGATCTTCAACATCGTCTTCGTGCTGGTCGTCGTGTACACGCTCGTGCAGGGGCCGACGCTGCCCTGGGTCGCCGGGAAGCTGCATCTCGGCGACCCGTCCGAGGCGGCCGACCTCGGTGTCGAGTCGGCGCCGCTGGAGCGGCTGCGCGGTCATCTGCTGTCGGTGGCCATCCCGGACCGCTCGAAGATGCACGGCGTGGAGGTCGGCGAGCTGCGGCTGCCCCCTGGGTCGGCGGTCACGCTGGTCGTACGGGAGAACAAGAGCTTCGTACCGGGGCCGACCACCGTGCTGCGGCGGGGCGACGAACTGCTGGTGGTGGCGACGGATCCGGTACGGGACGCGGCCGAGCGCCGTCTGCGGGCGGTCGGACAGGGCGGCAAGCTGGCCGACTGGCTGGGGACGAACGGGACGGGCGGGGGCGGCACCGGCGGGCCGGGCAGAAAGCCGGGGGCGCACGGGAAGCCCGGGAGCGGGGTCGGCGGGCTCGGACGAGGGCAGGGCTGA
- a CDS encoding MFS transporter produces the protein MVNTVDTTAGASEGTAAPRPGYGQLLRTPGAWTFLLPGFAARQPFAMLTIGIVLLVQHTSGSYGSAGIVAAATGVSMALFAPQNGKLADRFGQRAVLVPGVLLHAVSVTALTVLALSGAPLWALFVAAVPTGASVPQVGPMVRARWAALLGSSEERARLLPTAAAFESVTDEFTFVIGPVLATALCTGVHPAAGLIAEGVLTLAGGLLFAAQRGTQPKPVGRRAGGWKRADGSERADGSGGSAGSAGSAGARVSALSVPGVRVLAVVFLGIGSVFGGMQVSLTAFAEEIGNPGANGLLYGVFAAGNMLAGIACGAVAWKIGPRRRLIAGYAGLTLAASGLWAVHSVPALAALGLLVGLFIAPALISGYTLIEPLVPAGARTEAFTWLTGSVALGQAGAVTAAGQLADAHGASAGFVVPLVGTALALVTLVALRSRLTPKAPGRVAARGMGHRVPVAVD, from the coding sequence GTGGTCAACACGGTCGACACCACCGCCGGTGCCTCCGAGGGAACGGCCGCGCCCCGTCCGGGTTACGGACAGTTGCTGCGCACACCCGGCGCCTGGACGTTCCTGCTTCCCGGCTTCGCCGCGCGACAGCCCTTCGCGATGCTGACGATCGGCATCGTCCTGCTCGTCCAGCACACCTCCGGTTCGTACGGCAGCGCGGGCATCGTCGCCGCCGCCACCGGTGTCTCCATGGCGCTCTTCGCACCGCAGAACGGCAAGCTCGCCGACCGGTTCGGCCAGCGCGCGGTGCTGGTGCCCGGGGTGCTGCTGCACGCGGTCTCCGTCACCGCCCTGACCGTGCTGGCACTGTCGGGCGCGCCCCTGTGGGCGCTGTTCGTCGCCGCCGTACCGACGGGCGCCTCGGTCCCGCAGGTGGGGCCGATGGTCCGGGCCCGCTGGGCGGCCCTGCTCGGCTCGTCCGAGGAGCGGGCGCGGCTGTTGCCGACGGCCGCCGCCTTCGAGTCCGTCACGGACGAGTTCACCTTCGTCATAGGACCGGTCCTGGCGACCGCGCTGTGCACCGGTGTGCACCCGGCTGCCGGGCTGATCGCCGAGGGGGTGCTGACCCTGGCGGGCGGGCTGCTGTTCGCCGCTCAGAGGGGCACCCAGCCGAAGCCGGTGGGGCGGCGTGCGGGCGGCTGGAAGCGGGCCGACGGCTCGGAGCGCGCGGACGGTTCCGGCGGGTCGGCCGGTTCGGCCGGTTCGGCGGGGGCGCGCGTCTCGGCGCTGTCCGTACCCGGCGTACGCGTCCTGGCCGTGGTCTTCCTCGGCATCGGGTCGGTCTTCGGCGGGATGCAGGTCTCGCTCACGGCCTTTGCCGAGGAGATCGGCAACCCCGGCGCGAACGGCCTTCTGTACGGAGTCTTCGCTGCCGGCAACATGCTCGCCGGTATCGCGTGCGGCGCCGTCGCCTGGAAGATCGGACCCCGCCGCCGGCTCATCGCCGGTTACGCGGGCCTGACACTGGCCGCCTCCGGGCTGTGGGCCGTGCACTCGGTACCCGCGCTCGCCGCGCTCGGCCTGCTGGTCGGGCTCTTCATCGCGCCCGCGCTGATCAGTGGCTACACATTGATCGAGCCGCTGGTCCCCGCCGGGGCCCGTACGGAGGCCTTCACCTGGCTGACGGGCTCGGTCGCGCTGGGCCAGGCCGGCGCGGTCACGGCCGCCGGGCAGCTGGCGGACGCGCACGGCGCGAGCGCCGGATTCGTGGTGCCCCTGGTGGGCACCGCGCTGGCTCTGGTCACGCTCGTCGCCCTGCGCTCACGGCTCACGCCGAAGGCGCCCGGCCGTGTCGCCGCGCGTGGCATGGGTCACCGCGTGCCGGTGGCAGTGGACTGA